DNA sequence from the Armigeres subalbatus isolate Guangzhou_Male chromosome 1, GZ_Asu_2, whole genome shotgun sequence genome:
GTAGATTGCACAGAGCGTGCAGCACATCAAACAGTTGAGTAACCAGCGGTGACTGCAACGGGCGAGCACTTTTACGGTACTCGTTGACATCGCAAATGGCGCACATCGCTCCGGCCGTATTGTACTGGAACTGTTGCAAATGCTCGTAGATCACACGATGGTAGCGGACGCCAAATTCAGTCATAACAGCCGACAAATTCTCACCGTCGATCGTGCGTTGGATGAGACCGATTAGAGGATTGACATACTGAACGACGGACAAGCATGCGCTCGAGGCCACGGTATCCACATCCGATTCCGGTTTGAAGTCGGTTTTCTTTTGCTCGTTTTGAAGATAAGTTTTAACCCAGCCGAAAATGGCATTCAAAGTACGTTCGAGGCCGGTTTCAATTTTGCTCTCAATTGATTCCAAATAGTAGCGCTTCTTTTGCATGCAATCGGTGTATTGCGCAGTTGACAGGACGTTTGGGATAACACTGGCATTGTATGTCTTCTCCAGCAAATGAACTATTGTGTTGCATTTTTGAGCCACGTCGAAGAAATAGATTTGGGGCACGGTTTTACACTCGGCAATCGGAATAGCTTGTAGACCCAAATCAAGCGCATAGTCTACGTGCTCGTGGAGCAAGAATCTCAATAAGATGTCagcaattttcagaatgttccTCGGGAGGTCCACCTCCTTGGACAACAAACAGCAACGCTCCAAAGCACACGACGATTGCTGTAGTAAATTAATGGCCAGTTCTTCCGAGAGAAAAGTTTCCCCTCCATAGTCTTCAATCTGTGCTATGTTGATATTTGCACGAGCCCCAATCAATGCTTGCATATCGCGACGAAGTTCCTGAAATCTCTCTACTTgctttttttgatgattcttattctcatagaatttcttcagatctaGCTGACACCTTGCATCCAAGCTACGACTCTCCACCTCGATGTACGATGCCAAATGGGACGAAAAAATATTGGCCGTCAGTTTCTGCAACAAATCGTCATCTGACTCTTTCATAAACTCTTGCAACTCGTTCGAGAGCTTGAGCGTCCTCGAGTACAACTCGTATAGTGTCTTCAGATACTTCCCCTCATCCTTACGATCGTCCAGTTTTGTCTGCACAAACTGATTGATCTTCAGCTGGTAAATGTTGAGAATGAACTTACTCATCACCTGATCCGGAGCATTGAAAACCTGTCTGATGATTTTGTAATTCTTGTGACATAGGGGAACAATCCCATCGAATACGTCCCGTCCTCCATAAGTTACAGCTTGACTCTGCTCGATATACACATCGATTACCTAAAAGATTGTACATTGGTATCAAAAACTATTCTGtgacaatttttgtttttcgtaATGGTGCTTATTGCTAAGTAGATTaaaaactaagtttattttaaTTCATAGAAATTTGTAGTAATTATTTTTGTAAGCATTATGACTGTTATGATGAAAGTATTCCGACATTGTATCGTAAGGATTCTATCATTcttggaataaataaaaaatcatttgttatAAAAAGTTGGATATatttaagcttatacaacacggcagactacggtggactggacacgttgttcggaAGAGCCGGAAGAGGGTTAAGCGGGTTCATATTATattcagtagagaacccggaagatgcCGTAGGCTTCTTGGAAGACCGCTTACACGATGCATTTTGCAGTAGAAGACCCGAGGGCGATAAACggtcagggcgactggaagcgatttgCCCAGGATCAAGTCCAGTGGAGGAGGATATTCCATTCGACGTTGGTTCATCGAGTTCATCACCCATCTAGTAAGTACTTGGAACTCGTCATCGTCAAACCACTCCCGAGCTCGTGTCCCAGTGGGGGCAGACCGAGTCTGACCGTTTGCACTTAGTGATCTGTACAGTAGACGTGTGGGGAAGCAGACTGCAATTTGTCGCGTAGTTTCAGGTTTACATATATATACGATCAAGGCAAGGTCGCGCATTCCGATTGACATTCGTAAAGCCTGCATCACAAGGGTACACAGTTTCTCACGCATCGTGCAGCTGCAGCTGTGGTTTTACGGGAAGGGCCTACATTCAGGCTTGAAGAATCGCACGCAATTGAAATTGTTAGCcatgggttagggacaaaaggtcgaaagacaaaagttcgaaagggaTAAAAGGGCAaacgggacaaaatgtcgaaaagaattaaaggtcgaaagggacaaaaggtcgaagtagacaagaaactgaaacagagaaaatcaatctcgcaCAATACAAAGTTTTATTCATTCCTCAAATCAACAATCTGTTTTAGCTCTAATAGAACGATCTAGATattaataatattgtttcataaaaattactccttttttgaaaattgttcattcttcaactttgattgatgagatgagtgaATTATTTCTGTTGAAgtcaaatgcatttcacaaattcctttggaatacactcTACATGTAATCAAGTTGTTCTTgattgaccttttgtccttttcgatcttttgtctctttcgaccttttctccctttcgaccttttgtccctttcgaccatttgtccttttcgaccttttgtccctttcgaactTGTGTCttctttgaccttttgtcctttcgaccttctatccctttcgacgttttgtcctttcgacatttgtacttttaaccttttgtcctttcgaccttttgtcatagattcgttatgcaacgtacacaccagtcaagcagtttgacgaacattgactccaaccccaagaaaacgcttcggttgctgctttgttggaacgtgtgtgaagttgttcgaacaaccatttgacagttggcggctcggtgggaaaaaattaaaacggtttaattttggtttgagttgtcggggtggagtcaaggttcgccgaacatgtttgagcaattgtagtgaagttgcacaaacccccatatatttgttgatggttggtgctcaaggtTGGCCCTtcagtcgttcgtgtgtgatattgttggtcgaatttcgtgccgctgttggtaaaacttgatggatgttggaataaacgagaggtggagtcaatgttagtcaaactgcttgaccgtgtgtacgttccattagacaTGATGACCAGCCacctggcacgacgccatggttttgcagccaacatctcaaaGTAACATTTATGGTAGTATTTGTGTTGTTTACCGACATCGGTTTTGATTCTCATTGGGATCCAGAAATGTCGCttaatgttggctgcaaaacaagtcAACAAGTGTGTTGACAAAGATAGCTGATGCCATTGAAGAAAATCTTCTCAAGCCTCCCCTCATGTGGCTTCACTAGGCTAGCAAGGGAAGCTGTTCGTTCTCGTTTTCCTTCAGACACACGATTTttctccgaaggattttcctccgTCTAATAGCAGACGGCCCAGAAGATCTATTAACGATGAATCGCCGaataaaatctcaaaatgtGTCAGAACACTCAGAACACCACTAGTATGGCCCGGATCTTTCCACAGGCGGTCTTTCACAGGATAGACTATTCCTAGCTTAACGCTTGGCTGCTTGTTAACGCAAGTTGTACtacttaaccgattcaatacggatttttttcgtcgtatttcaacataattTTTGGACATTCTGCTTTAAAAATAGatgcaaaccatgaaaaagtagaaatatgggggaattttttttttctaagatcttctagggcttccaaaccttccttgagttcagatcttgatgatctacataaacaacaaagcgttttacggggcctcaatcctaaATTGAAGTTGGCAatgctacttgagacataattaaactatttttatcaaatcgcagtgttaccagaacatcaacgatactccaaactactcttgagttcagatcttgatggtctacaagatcaacagagtaattcataggttcccgagcttgtgtgttagttggagaagccccatggaacatcattacagcAGTATATATAAAATTCAActttcccagaatatctacggtactctaaaaagttcttgagttcagatcttggaggcctacaagatcaacagagtgaTTGGTAgattcctgagcttgtgtgttagttgtagaaaccccatggAACATGATTGagtcaatatataaaaaaaactacattcccagaatacctacagtactccaaaccattcttgagttcagatattgaagttctacaacaccaacagagtgattcatagagTCCTGAGCTTGTatgttagttggagcaaccccatgggacatcattacaccagtatatgcaAATCACAAAATTCCCAGAGTTCCTGCGGTAATACAAATCATTCTAGagtcagatattggaggtcttcaGGATCAATAGAGAGATTTATTGATTTCCGAgattgtgtgttagttggagaaggcccatggaacatcattacaccagtatatacaaaacacaatattctcagaatatctacggtactccaaacgatttttgagttcagatattggaggtctaaaagaccaacagagtgattcagaGATTCTGAAGCTTTTTTGCTAGTTGAAGAGCCaccatggaacatcattacaacATTATATAAAAATCACAGTATTCCCCGATCAATTACGAAACTCCAGATTTCTATAACAGAGTGATGCATAGGTTCCCAAACTTGCttgttagttggaattgctCCAATGGACATCATTACGTACACAATACGTACGTACGAAAAAACGTGTTAACATGATCACATATATATTATATGTGATCATAATATATAGAATGTTATAGAATAAAGCTTGGTTTACGGGTATCACGACGTCTCTTGATGACCGGCTGTACTTGTGAATTATTGGTACTCCATAATCGATCAGAATTAGTGTAAGTTGCACCACGAAGGCGTTGGTACTCCCATACTTATTAtgaatattatatattttatatgatACTGGCTGACTtcgcgaactttgtctcgccgaAAGTTGCTaaattttctgatacaattttttgcgtccacaatttatctagaaaacaaatcggttcttcagAATGATCTCTCATTTTTTTACAACTTTGTTTAATATATATGTCGTAATCTGCCCATTATACGCTTAGGCCTGCTACCGCCTTCTCGCGTCGAAACGTCGGCGCGGCTCCTACACTTCAATTGTTGATCCTCGAGTTGGCTCCCACGCTTCGATTGCCGGGTGcagtgccacccgcttacccaGATCGAAGCGGAACTGATCCTTGCGTTGGCTCCCACGCTACGATTGCcgggggcggtgccacccgcttacccaGATCGAAGCGGAGCTGATCCTTGCGTTGGCTCCCACGCTTCGATTGCCGAGgacggtgccacccgcttacccggaTCGAAGCGGAGCTGGTCCACACGTCGGCTCCCACGCTTCGATTGCcgggggcggtgccacccgcttacccggaTCGAAGCAGAGCTGGTCCTCACGTCGGCTCCCACGCTCTACTAAATAGAGCGGAGCGGTAGCTCCTTGTTCCGCGTCCGTCGAAAAAGTGACCAGTTCACTGTTATGCATGCGCTTTTATACTTCAAGCACATGTAACGTTAGTGATGTGGGCGTCGTATGTCATTATCCGTTTGTTTATTTTCAGTTTGAGAATCGTATGCAGTTGAACCAAATTTAGCTCAAAAGTTTTAGGTTCGTATGCAGATGAGCAGTTTTATTGATTATTATCTATATTgtctttatttcattatttttttcgagttctttattatcatttttgaacaaatggaATTTTCATTCAACCTGGTCCATATATATACTACAATATATATAGatgatcaaaattttaaaattccatgcaaattctacgaaaaaccatttcatcgaaaagattgagtttggattttcAAAGCCTTCCCATTTCATCATAACGTTTTTTCTCGTAAAGAGAAGAAGGAAACAAATATAAATTAGAACTAAATAAAGCTCGCAATACATTCAATcgacaatataattggtttcagtGTTGCACGAAAGTGGATGTTACTAAGACTAACATTTATATGTAAGAGTAAAAATTTACGTATGAATAATATcacaaattttcatttcaaacccTTTTCACCATACTTAttccaaaatgaattaaatatAATAGCTAAAACatgttgagcttgagcttgattgactgcccgtagctgctactccattatgaccagatctgCTGTttttgcacagagaaccaatcgatgtttgcttgggactagcactcatcttcaatgtacaagtactggtgatctcatttgttaggtcatgcTGGCGCCTGCCACGAATTCAAGtaaatgtagggaaggggaggaaatgatgatgtaatcactctcccactgcaagccgaatattattggaatttattggaatttttgggttaggttcgagaggcagaggttcatCTTGgataacgagctgccaatgttatagatagatggatgaaaacgagctttttagttcatttccaatactagcagctactgctagaattgttaagttgaaggtataggatagaaatggaaacggtatggatgtccatttccagttctagtgattgctagaacatgacaaATAtatagaaagatacaaagtagtagaatggaacggacctgggattgaacccacgacctcctgcgtatgaggcagaagcagtagccatatgactatcaAGCCGGTCTGTAATAGCTAAAACATGATGCTAAAAAAATCTATCTCTCAGTTCCTCTGCAACCATTTGATGAGATTCTGCGAGattgtcaacagaaggcgcttcagttattatttatttaatcagactaaggccgaagtggcctgtgcggtatataagagtcttctccattcggctcggtccatggctacacgtcgccaaccacgcagtctacggagggtccgcaagtcatcttccacctgatcgatccaccttgcccgctgcgcacctcgccttcttgtgcccgtcggatcgttgtcgagaaccattttcaccgggttactgtccgacattctggctacgtgcccggcccatcgcagtcgtccgattttcgcggtgtgaacgatggatggttctcccaacagctgatgcaattcgtggttcattcgcctcctccacgtaccgtccgccatctgcaccccaccatagatggtacgcagcactttcctttcgaaaactccaagtgcgcgttggtcctccacgagcatcgtccaggtctcgtgtccgtagaggactaccggtctaattagcgttttgtagattgtcagtttggtacggcagcgaactctattcgatcggagtgtcttgcggagtccaaagtacgtacgatttccagccactatgcgtctccgaatttctctgctggtgtcattttcggcagtcaccagtgagcccaagtacacaaattcttctaccacctcgatttcgtcaccaccgatgcaaactcgcggtgggtggctcacattgtcttctcttgaacctcttcctatcatgtacttcgtcttcgacgtgttgatgactagtccgatgcgcttagcttccctcttcagtctgatgtaggcttcctccatcttctcaaagttacgtgccataatatctatgtcgtcggcgaaaccaaatagctggacggacttattgaaaattgtaccactcgtgttaatccctgctcttcgtattacccttccaaagcgatgttgaatagcaaacacgaagaccatcaccttgccgtaaccctctgcgggtttggaagggactcgagaatgcccctgaaactcgaactacgcacatcacccgatccatcgtcgctttgatcaaccgtgtcagtttatccggaaaaccgtgttcgtgcattagctgccatagctggtcccgatcgattgtatcatatgcggctttgaagtcgatgaatagatgatgtgtgggcacgttgtattcgcggcatttctgcagtacttggcgaatggcgaacacctggtccgtggtggagcgttcgcccataaacccgcctggtactgccccacgaactcccttgcagttggtgctagtcgacggcataaaatttgggagagtaccttgtaggcggcgttcagcaatgtgattgcgcggtagttgctacaatccagcttatcgcccttttgtagatgggacacgacaccttccatccactcctgcggcaaacttcctcctcccaaatctcctggtagttggtcaaccccagggctttgttgttcttcagccggccaatctcctcctggatttcctggagatccggagccggtagaattatgtcctgggcgcgttctcccaggtccatcaccataccgccatcttcgtctgccacatcgccattcaggtgttcttcgtagtgctgccgccacctttggatcacctcacgctcgttcgtaagaaggttcccgtttatgtccttacacatatcaggctgtggcacgtggcccttacgtgaacggtttaactcctcatagaactttcgtgtgttattagcgcggtacagttgctccgtttcttcacggtctcgatcttcctgctggcgctttttcctccggaaaatcgagttttgtctgttccgcgcctgtttatatcgtgcctcgttcgccctcgtgcggtgttgcagcaatctcgcccatgctgcattcttctcttccactaactgctcacattcgccgtcataccagtcgtttctctgatccgggggcaccgtgccaagtgcagcggttgcggtgctaccaatggcggatcgaatatctctccagccatcttcaagagacgctgctcctagctgctcttccgttggaagtgccacttccagctgctgcgcgtattcttgggctagtctaccgtcttgtagccgcccaatgttaagccgcggcgtccgacttcgacgcgtgttgtacaccgtcgagagttttgagcgcaggcatactgcaacgaggtagtggtcggattcaatattcgcactgcggtaagtgcggacgttcgtgattagaacgtggtcgatttggttttccgtttcttggttaggtgatctccatgtggccttgtggatatttttgcggggaaagaaggtgcttcggactaccattccgcgggaggctgcgaagtttatgcatcgttggccgttgtcattcgatacggtgtgcagactatccggtccgatgaccggtctatacatttcctcccttcctacctgtgcgttcatgtcaccgatgacgattttgacgtcccgcagtgggcatccatcgtatgtctgctccagctgtgcgtagaacgcttctttctcgtcgtcgggtctcccttcgtgtgggcagtgcacgttgatgatgctatagttgaagaaacggcctttgatcctcagcttgcacatccttgcgttgattggctgccacccaatcacgcgttggcgcatcttacccagcactatgaagccggttcccagctcgttggtggtgccacagctttggtagaaggtagccgcccgatgcccgcttttccacactttctgtcctgtccagcaaatctcctgcagtgccacgacgtcgaagttgcggggatgtaattcatcgtagatcatcctgtcgcaacctgcgaaacctagcgacttgcaattccatgttccaagcttccaatcgtgatcctgtattcgtcgcctaggtctttgccgattatatcgagttgcattatctcttatattgttcgtaatgattggttttctaggcggcttattgggccagcgcaaacctcctgtctcgtcggagggccgtcgtgtcagggctgtttagcgtcccacctaacaccaggacttgggcttgtgcgctttgagcggcacacggtcgctttggtggggcctacttgcggatacatgcagctttttatagaggtttaacagagcccactgtcaaaccccaccacatcctaggcaagccccacaactcgcagatggcctggggagggatcgtcaagcccttggacatagtccctgctgcccttaaTTGGCTTCTTCAGTAAAACTTCCGAATCGGCACGTTAAGCTCTGGTGCACTGCTGCAAACATGCAGTACACTAGgagtaaactttttgaaagcagtgtaccaaaaggaatcaacagttaagtttctcaataatattcttcttcatcgaaaaaatatttagtagactggaaacaggggtggcattgtgcatctcgattcgaacgtaattctatcgagtcgaacatgtttggcattatagctttcgattcgatctcgaaaacgactcatcgttcgagtatgctcgaggaggtacaagaataacgagatgttttggcattatggagactcgatagcacactgaaaaacgactcaagtcgaatgaaaatcactcgtcacctttatagctttcgaatgttgttcgagagtcatttcttgctgaaagtttttcattatatttgttattatttctctacgggaacagaataaatgtttcattattgtatcttgaaggaaagaatgtcattagtataccttttttatagtttccagataatatgcaatctctaattatcccgaaatcctcgtaaaaacgacttcaacctAAATCGGTTTTTTGCAgatttcacgtatttcttgacaatttcgataaaccgcgtgaaaaatttATGGGGAAAATCTACGTgaaaatagttgagttaaataaaaaaaacgcgcaagagatgacccaagtgcatttaactgaaacacatggaaacatcgaagtaatttattatcgaatccttctttagctttaaattatttagctcaaaattggatctgtgttataaactcgaataaatataataaatgctaaagcatttgatgaatttgattgctctacgcatgtggtcgcgtgtactcagacgactaatgacggtggaagtcGATTTAGAAACATGTGCTGTTCATATGCACAGTCGAGACATTTaaccaaaaaatgtttttcgtaCGGTCGAGTTgctgaataatatgcaattcataataaaacttataatttgtgtcgttactatatctcaatttataaaacatgtcgtattggcgtaatgttttaattggtttcaactgctcaataaataatattgcttttacagtcattgagcacgatttgcttgtttatatattaactgccaattcatgccttgaaggaagcctttccaacaggcaatgctacacgcagatgaaattactcttattctctttgtttactcacattcgcaatgcgctgaaggttgtctctccagcgagCGGCAtaataaacacggagacagttatctcttattctctctgtttacatttcgtttgacagaacatactcgattgagctagtacagcaccattcgaaatcttgtactgcgactgaatgaagtcgaacaaAATAcgtaatgccgcaattttttcgaaacgaatagtatttggtcatatatgagtatcatcaactgatttacaacatgtgtgttgctcgggaagACGTACtatatggatcttccctaaataaccttcaccatacaattttttggcgGTAAATTCATGCTAGACCAGCATACATCTTCTTGTTGAGCGATTTGAATAGAAACAATTGACAGTTTGGattgtcgtacatgttcaacgaattctaaaatgtgtctataatggtgtaacgaagtcccgtggagctattccaactcataaaaatagatgggatgtcgtagatcttcatgttgatcgatttgaatattaagatctgtactaaTGAACAGATTGGAGTGTCGTATATGTTCAACGAGTTCTGTAATGTGcatataatggtgtaacgaagtcccgtggagctaatTCAACTCATAGATATAATGAATtttgtggtgtgtctgtaatggtgttacgaggtttttttttctttttattcgtttctttatttggtaggcactctgtgtttcttaaccgctactgtgccgtgatctactgtggcattttgctgaacag
Encoded proteins:
- the LOC134221915 gene encoding exocyst complex component 5, whose protein sequence is MLSQYVEELEQDPFEVEEFIERLCWRTNNEIGSDQFDPDLLYETFVETIKDLKIVQERQQRKCDKLEDALKDEQKVFVKVIDKFVAKHQISVDYFHQLDEKINSVAGKVIHLGEQLENVNTPRSRAVEAQLLLSHMEDFLTPGPIVNDVYSDKTRLFEAADIIQKLYMISQDLPVNRFANAKKKIEGKYDEIEMQLIEEFATAQKMENIDRMKEISAILSQFKGYSQVIDVYIEQSQAVTYGGRDVFDGIVPLCHKNYKIIRQVFNAPDQVMSKFILNIYQLKINQFVQTKLDDRKDEGKYLKTLYELYSRTLKLSNELQEFMKESDDDLLQKLTANIFSSHLASYIEVESRSLDARCQLDLKKFYENKNHQKKQVERFQELRRDMQALIGARANINIAQIEDYGGETFLSEELAINLLQQSSCALERCCLLSKEVDLPRNILKIADILLRFLLHEHVDYALDLGLQAIPIAECKTVPQIYFFDVAQKCNTIVHLLEKTYNASVIPNVLSTAQYTDCMQKKRYYLESIESKIETGLERTLNAIFGWVKTYLQNEQKKTDFKPESDVDTVASSACLSVVQYVNPLIGLIQRTIDGENLSAVMTEFGVRYHRVIYEHLQQFQYNTAGAMCAICDVNEYRKSARPLQSPLVTQLFDVLHALCNLLLVKVENLQEVCGGETLNYLDKSVVMNFIQLRSDYKSIKISNSLKGISDQRNV